Part of the Lysobacter enzymogenes genome is shown below.
GGCGTCGTTGATCGTCGCCGGCGCGTTGTTGACCACCGCCAGCTCGGCGCTGGCGCCGGCGGCGTGGGCGTAGTCGTCGGCGGTGCGGCGCAGGCGCGCGATCACGTCCTCGCGCACGGCCGGGTCGAAGGTGCGCAGGGTGCCGACGAGCCTGGCTTCGTCGGGAATGATGTTGAAGCGCACGCCGCTGTTGAACTGGCCGGCGGTCAGCACCACCGGGGTCGCGGCGATGTTGACCTGGCGCGCGATCATGCTCTGGCTGGCGAGCAGGATCTGCGCGCCGACGGTGATCGGGTCGACCCCGTCCCACGGCCGCGAGCCGTGGGTCTGCTTGCCGCGCACGGTCAGGCTCCATTCGTCGGCGCTGGCCAGCATCGGGCCGCTGCGGTAGCCGATCTGGCCGACGTTGAGCCCGGCCCACACGTGCAGGCCGAACACGGCTTCGGGTTTGAAGTCCTTGAACACGCCTTGATCGAGCATGAGTTTGGCGCCGAACGGCTCGCCCGCGGTCGGCGGGCCTTCCTCGGCCGGCTGGAACACGAACATGACTTCGCCCGGCAGTTGGTCCTTGTGCGCGGCCAGCGCGGTGGCGACGCCGAGCAGGATCGCCACGTGCGCGTCGTGGCCGCAGGCGTGCATGACCCCGACCGGCTGGCCGCGGTAATCGGCGGTGACCTTGGACGCGAACGGCAAACCGGCCGGCTCGGTCACCGGCAGCGCGTCCATGTCGGCGCGGATGGCGATGCGCGGGCCGGGCTTGCCGCCCTTAAGCACCGCCGCCACGCCGGTGTGGGCGATGCCGGTGCGCGGTTGCAGGCCGAGCTTGCGCAACTGTGCAGCGACGAGCTGTGCGGTGCGCACTTCGTGCTGGCCGAGCTCGGGGTGCTGGTGGATGTCGCGGCGCCAGGCCACGACCTGGCTTTGGACCGATTGCGCGGCCTGCGCGGTCGCGGCGGGGTCGGCGCTTTGGGCGAACGCGGGAGCGGCGCAGGCGAGCGCCAGGGCGGCCAACGCCGACGGACGGAAAGACAGGGACATCGCAGGACTCCGGCGCGGGAAGGAAGGCGGCGTACGGATGCGTCGGCGGTCGTGGGAGGGCCTTCAGGCCCGACGCCGTTCGCTGCGATCATCGCGATCGGACACCAGAGCGTCGGGCCTGAAGGCCTTCCCATAACCGCGCATCGCACGCGCGGCAGCCTGCGATGCTAAGGCCGAAGCTGCGCCCGCGGTACCCGGCGGCGGCCGCAACGCGGCGTTGCAACCGTGCGTACGGACGTGAATGCAGTCACAGGCCGGGCCGTCGCCGTCGCGCATGCTGGCCACGGCCGATCCGGCCGCCGACCAAGGAGCAGGTTCGCATGGGTTCGATTCGCCACACCCTGAGTTTTCTCGCCGCGTTCGCGTTCGCCGCCGGTTTCGCCGGCAGCGCCCTGGCCGCGGGCAATTGCAGCATCTGCATGGGCATCTACGACCGCTGCATGGCCCAGCCCGACGCCGACCAGGGCGTCTGCGCGCGCCTGCACAACCAGTGCGCGCAACCCAAGCAGTGCCCGCTGATGCCGGAGTTCTGAGCATCGCCGCCGGCTCCGGCGCGCGTCGCGACGGCGCCGGTGTTCCGCGTTGCATTCACCAACGACCAAGGAGCAGGTTCGTATGCGTTCGATTCGCCACAAGACGTTGTTCGCCGCCGCATTCGTGTTCGCCGCCGGCTTCGCCGCCAGCGCCGCCGCCGTCCCGGCCAAGTGCGCGCCGTGCCGCCAGATCTACGACGACTGCATGGCCGGGCCCAACCCCAGCTACGAAGTCTGCGCGCGCCAGTACAACGAGTGCGTGCCGCCGAGCTGCCCGCTGATGCCGCTGCCGTGGGATCCCTGAGCGCCGCCGCCGCACCCGACCGGAATCATCCACGACCAAGGAGAAGGTTCGTATGCGTTCGATTCGCCACAAGACGTTGTTCGCCGCCGCATTCGTGTTCGCCGCCGGCTTCGCCGCCAGCGCCGCCGCGATCCCGGCCAAGTGCGCGCCGTGCCGCCAGATCTACGACGACTGCATGGCCGGCCCCACTCCCAGCTACGAAGTCTGCGCGCGCCAGTACAACCAGTGCGTGCCGGCGGGCTGCATGCTGATGCCGCTGCCGTGGGAACCCTGAGCGCCGCCGTTGCGCCCGACCGGAGTCATCCACGACCCAGGAGAAGATCCGTATGCGTTCGATCCGCCACAAGACGCTGTTCGCCGCCGCGTTCGCATTCGCGATGGCGCTGAGCTCGACCGCGATGGCGCAGTTCGATTACCGGTGCGACTCGTGC
Proteins encoded:
- a CDS encoding DUF6053 domain-containing protein, with product MGGPSGPTPFAAIIAIGHQSVGPEGLPITAHRTRGSLRC
- a CDS encoding amidohydrolase, which translates into the protein MSLSFRPSALAALALACAAPAFAQSADPAATAQAAQSVQSQVVAWRRDIHQHPELGQHEVRTAQLVAAQLRKLGLQPRTGIAHTGVAAVLKGGKPGPRIAIRADMDALPVTEPAGLPFASKVTADYRGQPVGVMHACGHDAHVAILLGVATALAAHKDQLPGEVMFVFQPAEEGPPTAGEPFGAKLMLDQGVFKDFKPEAVFGLHVWAGLNVGQIGYRSGPMLASADEWSLTVRGKQTHGSRPWDGVDPITVGAQILLASQSMIARQVNIAATPVVLTAGQFNSGVRFNIIPDEARLVGTLRTFDPAVREDVIARLRRTADDYAHAAGASAELAVVNNAPATINDAALTRRALPSLRRAAGEANVVESGLVTVAEDFSQFANTVPGFYFFVGSTAKGSDAAKAPINHSPNFMLDEGALEVGTKAMLQVALDYLHGAPAQE